TAAGCATACTGAGAACATGCATGCTCGTTTACGGAGCAGTAGAAATTCAAAGATTAGGCTTAATCATACTATTAAGCAGCCCAAACGGCATAATAGAAGCCTACGGAATATACCTTACAATAAAGAAGACGTTGAAAAGGACGATTTCAATGGGAGACTTAACACTAATTTACGGGTTATTCTTCATAGCAGCCATAATGGAAGTTGGATTCGCCCAACTCCTAATGTATATCGTAGAAGCCAGCTATTATTAGAACTCTCCAATTATCTCATCAACACTCTTTAATTCAGCCCCATATACATCCCGGAGATAATTTAAACCCTCAACATGATCTTTTTCTGTGAAGGATTCAACTCCATCTTTGGCAATTACTATTTTGTAGCCCCTGAAGAAAGCGTCAGCAGCAGTGTGCCTAACGCAAATATGCGTATGCAAGCCGCAGAGAATTACGGTTTCAACCCCTAAGCTGCGAAGAAGAGGATCTAAACCAGTTTCAAAAAAGCCACTATAAGTTCGTTTCTCAATTATGTAGTCTTTCTCAGCCGGCTTTAACTCGGGGATAACCTCGGCGCCGGGAGTACCCTTAATCGCATGTTTTCCCCACCTTCTAACAACTTCGAAATCTTCGGGGTAATGTGCATCATTAGCATAAATTACTGGAACCCCCTTCTCCCTAGCGGCTTCAATCAACCTTTTAAGATTCGGAATTATCCTTTCGGCTC
The Candidatus Bathyarchaeota archaeon DNA segment above includes these coding regions:
- a CDS encoding cysteine hydrolase, with the translated sequence MSAKKAVIIIDMLNDFVTGDLKCERAERIIPNLKRLIEAAREKGVPVIYANDAHYPEDFEVVRRWGKHAIKGTPGAEVIPELKPAEKDYIIEKRTYSGFFETGLDPLLRSLGVETVILCGLHTHICVRHTAADAFFRGYKIVIAKDGVESFTEKDHVEGLNYLRDVYGAELKSVDEIIGEF